Part of the Geobacter pickeringii genome, CGGCTCGGCGGCCAGGGCCCGGGCGATGGCCGCCCGCTTCTTCATCCCCCCCGAGAGCTCGGCGGGGTAGAGGTCGATGGTCTGTTCGAGCCCCACGAAGCCGAGCTTCTCCAGGACGATCCGCTCGATCTCGGCCTCCGTCAGCCGCCCCTCCTCGAAGAGGCGGTAGCCGACGTTCTCCCCGACGGTCATGGAGTCGAAGAGCGCCCCCCCCTGGAAGACGATGGCGATCCGCTTCCGCACCCGGGACAGCTCGCTCTCGGAGAGCCCGCCGATGGCCGTGCCGTCGATGTAGATCTCTCCGGCATCGGGCCTCAGGAGGCCGAGGATCAGCTTCAGGATGGTGGTCTTGCCGGCACCGCTCTTCCCGAGGATGGTCCGGTTCACCCCCCGCTCCAACTCCAGGTCGAAGCCGTCGAGGATCCGCCTCCCCCCCACGGCGTAGGCGACCTTCTCCATCCTGATGCTGCATCCGCTGGCCGTCACCCGCCCTCCCTCACCGGAACACAATGAAGATCTTCGTCATGAAAAAATCGCACACCAGCACCATGACCGACGAGAGGACCACCGCCCGCTTGGCCGCCGCCCCCACCCCCTCGGCGCCGCCGCGGGTGTTGAGCCCCGCGTAGCAGCCGATCATGGCGATGACGAAACCGAAGACCAGGGGCTTCACCACCCCCTCGATCAGGTCCTGGAACACCATGAACTGGGAGAGGGATTTCCAGTACATGAGGAGGTTGATGTCGTACCCCACCGCGATGACGAACCCCCCAAGCAGCGACACGGCGTCGGTGACGATGGCGAGCATCGGCATGGCGATGAGGAGCGCCTTGAGCCGGGTCGCCACGAGCCGCTTGACGATGTCGGTCCCCTCCACCCGCATGGCGTCCACCTGCTCGGTCACCACCATGGTGCCGAGCTCGGCGGTGATGGCCGAGCCGACCCGCCCCGCCACCATGAGCGACGAGAGGACCGGCCCCAGCTCCTTCACCATGGTCACCGCCACCATCCCCCCCACGTAGCTCGTGGCGGCGAAGGGCTTGAGCTGGATCAGCGCCTGGAGCGCCATCACCATGCCGGTGAAGAGACCGGTGAGGCAGATGATGAAGAGGGAGCCGACCCCCGCCTTGTCGAGCTGGGTGGTGAACTCGCGGTAATAGGCGGGACGCTGGAAGATCCGGACGACGGCCTTCCCGCAGAGGGAGAAGAACGCCTGGAATTCCAGCAGGAACGATTTGACCCTATGTTCGACGAAGGTAAGGGGCATGTTACTGCAGCGCCATCGCGATCGCCTCGCGCACGTCGTCCACGAAGACGAATTCGAGTTCGTTTCTCACTTCCTCGGGGATCTCCTCCAGGTTTTCCCGGTTGCGGGACGGGGCCACCACCTTCTTCACCCCGGCGCGGCGGGCGGCCAGCACTTTCTCCTTGAGCCCCCCGATGGCCAGCACGCGGCCGGTGAGGCTGATTTCGCCGGTCATGGCGACGTCGCGCCGCGCCAGGCGCCCCGCCAGGAGAGAGACGATGGCGGTGGCCATGGTGACGCCGGCCGAGGGGCCGTCCTTGGGGATGGCGCCGGCCGGGACGTGGATGTGGAGATCGGTCCCCTCGAAGGCGGCTTCGTCGATCCCCCATTCCACGGCGTTGGCCCGCACGAAGGAGAGGGCCGCCCGGGCCGACTCCTTCATCACGTCGCCGAGGCTCCCGGTGAGGATCAGTTCCCCCTTCCCCTTCATCCGGGTCGCCTCCACGAAGATGATGTCGCCGCCGCTCTCGGTCCAGGCGAGGCCGGTGACGACGCCGCTGCGGTCCTTCTCCGCCGCCACCTCGTTGAAGAACTTCCGGGGGCCCAGGAGCTCCTCCACCACCTCCGGCGTGATCGTCTCCCGCGGCGGCTTCCCCTGG contains:
- a CDS encoding ATP-binding cassette domain-containing protein, whose product is MEKVAYAVGGRRILDGFDLELERGVNRTILGKSGAGKTTILKLILGLLRPDAGEIYIDGTAIGGLSESELSRVRKRIAIVFQGGALFDSMTVGENVGYRLFEEGRLTEAEIERIVLEKLGFVGLEQTIDLYPAELSGGMKKRAAIARALAAEPDYIFFDEPTTGLDPIGVYNIRHLMLRLQGEGKTTLMVTHDLETAFAVSERFSFLHEARLAFEGTEAEMRQCELPQIREFLTPTDRSLFMGMG
- a CDS encoding MlaE family ABC transporter permease, whose translation is MPLTFVEHRVKSFLLEFQAFFSLCGKAVVRIFQRPAYYREFTTQLDKAGVGSLFIICLTGLFTGMVMALQALIQLKPFAATSYVGGMVAVTMVKELGPVLSSLMVAGRVGSAITAELGTMVVTEQVDAMRVEGTDIVKRLVATRLKALLIAMPMLAIVTDAVSLLGGFVIAVGYDINLLMYWKSLSQFMVFQDLIEGVVKPLVFGFVIAMIGCYAGLNTRGGAEGVGAAAKRAVVLSSVMVLVCDFFMTKIFIVFR